The Aspergillus luchuensis IFO 4308 DNA, chromosome 6, nearly complete sequence genome segment AAGTTTTCACCGGAGAATTGTCCGACACGAGGAGACAAGGGCTCGGTAATATGTCCGACAGCGACTTAAAGACACGTAAACTTGGTGCTTGGGGGCTTTTCAAAGAGGTGTTTAATTGGTATCCATCCAACTATCCGACAAATGAGCGAAAGTACGTTGTCCCTCTTGGTTTGGCCACGGGATACTCATCATCTAGGTTACTCTTCAAGCTGGATTTATCCATTCTGGTATTCGCATGTTTATGCTGTAAGCTACTCCCATGGATAACTACAGAGTATTTATTGACCGTAATTAGTTTTCGTGAAGTACTTGGGTATGCCTGTCGAGAGACTGCAACATCTACCGATGCTAATATAttccagaccagaccaacaTCAGCAACGCTTATGTCAGTGGCCTAAAGGAAGACTTCAGTCTAAATGGCAACCAACTTAACTATTTCAACGTCTGCTATTACACTGCCTATGTTGTCTTCCAAGTTCCTGGTCTGCTGTTGATGTCGCGACCGACCCTGTATGTTACTGTCCATGATTCGGGAGAAATGCATAGCTAAGAGGATTAGGGCGAGATGGCTGCTCCCTTCCCTTGAAATTCTCTGGGGTATATGCACCTTTGCACAAAGTCGAGTCACAAATGTCAGCCAGCTATATGCACTTCGATTTCTAGTTGGCATGTTCGAGGCACCCGTCTTTGCTGGAACACACTTTATTCTCGGTTAGCTTTTTGGCACTTTAACCATCATTACAATAGGCTAACTGATACTGAAGGTTCCTGGTACTCTGGCGCCGAACTCTTCAAACGAGCTGGAACATGGTTTATTTGCAACGCGCTTGGAACCATGGTCAGCGGATACCTGCAATCCGCAGCCTACACCAACCTATCCGGAGTGGGCGGCATGCCTGGATGGAAGTGGCTGTTCATTATAGACGGAATTTTCACCATTCCCGTCGCTATTATTGGCTTCTTAGTGTTCCCGGGAATTCCGGATTCTCCGCGACCCTTCTTCCTGTCAGAAGATGATATCACCTTGGCCAAGGACCGGGCGCGAAGAGCGAACATCCGTCGTCCGGGAAGGATGACACTTGATGTCTTCAAACGCACGCTTAAGCGCTGGCATATCTGGGTCTTCATCCTTTGTTATGCGTAAGACAGACTTGATTTTTAAACTTGAAAAAAAGCTAATCCGTTGTGTCTTAGGTGCATGATTATGTCTTCTTATCCTACCTCTTATATGAACCTCTGGCTAGAGGCCGAAGGCTACTCAGTGCCACAGGTCAACAAACTGCCGACAGTGACCTACGCGATCAATATCGTTGCTTCGTGGTTAGGGACTACGCTTGCTGCAATTTATCCATCATGGCTTATTTACACTATTGCGTCCACATGCTGTTTATTCTCTTCGCTGTGTATGATTATTTGGAACATACCAAAGGCCTTGAAGTAAGTGTACATCTCACATGCGTATATTGTCCTGCTGACAGGATCATAGGTTTGTCGCATGGTACCTCTTTGGCGCGGCCGGGTGCACAAGTCCTATCCTATATTCGACGGTCAATACGATTGTAAAGGATGATTCTGAAGAACGGGCGCTCATCATGGTACCTAAATAGACTATCCGGATAGCagacagaacagaacacTAATTATTGGCAGGGCTCGATGATGACTTTCGGCTATTCCTTTCAAATATGGGTTCCATTGCTTCTTTTTCCTACTGCTGGTCCGGATGGTGCTCCGCGCTGGCGAAAGGGGTGGCCCGCCGCATtcgcttttttctttttactgtGGGCGGGGTTCATTGCAGCAACATTGATATATAGAAGGTAACTTAAGTATACCCAGTTTTCccattatattttctaacgCAAAATACAGAGAGCAGAAAGCAAAAGAGGTACTATATAAAGGTCCTGAAACAGAAAGTGGAACGGAGGATGGCGAACCGATTGTGGTGGAGGTCGATTCCAGTGTTAAAGACAGAACTTGATATTCATAGGCAGCATCGGCGTCAGTCATGCGAGAATTGAGACCGTTAGGGCGAAGATCTAGACTTCTCAGCACATTTGCGGCGAAATATCAAAGTTTGACGAGAATGAAAGGACATGGTTAGCTCTCCGGACAAGGGTACATATTGCGCCAGTACCAGCGCCATATGTACTCCTCCACTCTGGCAATTTTCCTGGCCTTCCCAAACGCGTCATCACTGAGGAAAATATCTTCAGGATTTATTTCATACGCCGAAGCCATCGCAGTATCCGCAGCGCTGCCTGCGGCCCTCGCAGCCTTCTCAACCATAAATTTGACCCGAGCAAAGGGaatcccttccccatcaaaGTGCCCCAGCACGCCTTTCACTATGCTTAGCTGGCCTTCCGTTGCTACCTTCACGAATAGATGTTCACCAGACCGGTCGACAACAAACGGGTCGGCGCCTTTCTGCAAAAGGAACCTAACATCCTCCTCTGAGCAATACGTGTGGCCATACATTCCACTGAAGATATGTGAATTGATATCCGCTCCGTACATCAGCAGGAGgtcaacaacttcctctcTAGTGTTTCGGCCCCAATAGTTACTTATTGCCTTGATCAGAAGCCTGTCGGGAACGTTGGGATTGAATCCTGCTTCAAGGAATTCCTTTATAATTGTAGTGTCAACTTGCTCTACAGCTTCCTCAAATGCCAACTTATGGTTGTCGTTTCCCACATCGAGTTTGACGTCGAGATGCTGCCGAACCAGGTGGAATATATCTACCCCCGCGCGGACGGCTCTTTCGATGGTTCTTCGGACCGGTACCTTCGGATTAAACAAGCCTGTATCCACCCAAACCTGATCGGCTTCAACGAGATTTCTGTTGACTAGAAGCTGGACGATATCATACCGTGCCTGCGGCGTTAATCGTGGTGCATATCGAGGGGTTGCTTTTTCGAAGGCAGTCTTGCAATTTCTTGGGAACGGGTTGGCTCCTCTATCTAGCAGTAGCTCGACAATTTTCGTGTATCCTCTTTCGATTGCATTATGGAGAGGTGGTGCGCGTACTTCACTCCGCTTCCAAAATACTGAATCGTTAGGATCTGCACCACGGTCGAGTGACAGTCTGACAACTTCGAGATGACCTCCAATAGCCGCCTCTGCCATGCACGAAGTCATAATATCTTGCCAAATTTCTGGTGTAATAgctgggtgtgtgtgtatccAGTCAAGGTCTAGCAACCGCTTTAGCAGACCTATATTGCCACCACGTCCCGCACCAGTAGCGAGGCGCATAATCGCGGAGAtatttctttcattgatGATGTTATCAATATCTATCTTTCGAAGCAAGTAACCTGCTTCTTCAGAAAACGTTACTGACAAGCGTCCGACGTGGTACAAAAAGTCATCCCACAAGTACATGTTAGAAGGACGGTCCGGGTAATGAGTCAACCCATTATATGCCATATTGAACTCAGCACCGTGGTCTAAAAGAAATTTGACTAGTGACATATCATTCCTTCTCATCGCCTCGATTACCATATTGCCAGAATGGTTCTCAGGAGCAGAAAAGTAGTCCTGTGGTATGTCGGACCCCACAAACATGCGCAAAATAGGCAAGTTCCTACCACCAGCGATCTCGAATGCCGACCTGTCCGAGTACTTTGAGAAGTTCGGTGTTCGCGGGTTGCAACCATGTTCCAGTAGCAGTTTCACTATTCCATAGTGACCCCTACTTGTGGCCTGAGAGAGAGGCTGATCATAGCTTTTATGTTCCGCGGTGTATTCCAACTCTGCTCCGTGCTCGATCAGTACTCGGACAACTTCTTCATGGCCGTCCGATATTGCGGACATAAGAGGAGTGTTGTCGTAAAAAAAGTCATTCCGGGCTTTTCTCGCGTCCGGATCGACACCGAGCTCTATGAACATACGAACTAGGTCCGCATATCCCCTTCTCGCCGCAACATGGATGGGTTCATCTTGACAAAATAACCTGGGATGGAAGTTTGGGGAGATTCCAGCTCGTAAAATCCTGCGTACACAATTTGCATTGCCGTTGAATGTTGCATTTCGCAACGCACCGCTTTCGTCGGGGTAGATGTGGCAATTATCAAAGATATTTCGGATGGCCTGGTCGATCAACTTGCTTGTAAGATTGTAAAGCCGACGACTAGTCTGTGAAAGCGCTGTCAAATCGCGGTTGTAATCTATGTAGCTTAGTATTTCTAGCAGGGTTTCAGTGGGGAGTTTGTTGAGATTGGCCATGGTGATTGGTGAgtgcaatcaatcaatgtaGTAGGTCAAGAGGCCAGCCtgttgatgattgattcACTCAGATGGCTTGCGATGTCCGACTTTCCTGTCTAGGTTGTACATATGCGTCTGCATGTTCTGGCTATATATGCTAAGTGATGTGTTGTTATTTCTTTCAGGGCTGCATGTGAATGAAGATGTCATTATTGTTCGCGTCAAGGTAACGGCCGCTGCAGTTGATGTGGCTATGAAAGGACAAGAAAGGCGTGGATTCATGGCTTAGAGGCTGAAAGGTTATCTAAGTTTTCCCACTACCAGCCGAGCAATCGCTATCATTTTGGTAGTGCACATGTCCATTTGAGCTTCGCATCAGGGCTGGGGATTGCCAATCTCGGCATTCATTCAACTGGCGGAGCTATTGTACTCCTTTGTTAGAATCTACGCCATGATTGGGTGTCGCCTGTATTTCAAGGTCGTCTACCATGGGTAAAGCTGTGAGGCCCATTGTTTATCGAGGAGTAAAGAACGTTGGGTTATAGGACAATAGAAGGTATTCCACCATCTCCCGACGCTTGACCAAAAAAAATGTGGTTCGTCGTGAGGGCGATGAAAGAGTGTTAAGATAATCCGAACCCCTAACCCAATTCTAAATAAGAGACattccaccaccctccattGTCCTCCATTGAATGTCCCGGCCTTCGCAATACACCAGAAACTAGCGAAGGTACAATCCGTATTTAAATTTTCATGGGGCGGAAGCAACCTGATACATATCACGATGAAGAAATTTAGAACCATACCTTTGTGGAGAACAAAGACCGATGGTCCTGGACCAAGGCTGCTGTTGTCAAAGAATGAAAGTGTAATGAAGAGCCTAAATCCGACCAATACTGCTGCATGTTCCATACGCCAAGGCATGTTGCCCTTGGGCGAGCCAAGCATCATTTGAAAGGGCATACTGCCGCTACTTGTATCTTGTGTTGCTGGTAGCACCAGGTAGCGGTTTACAGGAGTGGTAAACATCGTGATCCTGAGTGATTGGGGTATATCGGTAGAAACATGACTCCCCCAGGTTGCATGGGTTCACATATGGTATAGTATACAGCCACTCCACAGACCTTCTGCGACAGAGTCCAAATATGCCATATTTAGCATCAGTCCCAATCAGAGGTTGTCGGGAACGAAATGAATTCAGCTGGAAAAAGCaggaggatgggaaagagAGTCATCGTTGgagccttcctcttcattaCCTTATTAATCCTGCAGATAATCCTAGTGCTAGGAGCTTGCCTAACGTATCAGCAATCAAATGACCTGGCTTCAAGCCTCATTTCATGGTGCACAATGGTAAATATAGGCTGCGGGGCCTGTCGCGGTACGGTATTATTAGTAGTCTGTTGATCCCGGCTGTCGCAAAGATCAGGTTACATTTCAACAGCCCTATCTCATGTCATGTTGATCTTGTCGGAGTAATCCGCAGACTATTGGTAATTCGATAGCGCAACAAACCTCCTGCGCCACTTCGTTGTGGTTCCAGTTTTGtacagtatataatattgtGCTTCCAAGGCAGTCATTCTACCGGAAGTTCCATCTTATTTTTTCAcgcttcttccttcattcATCCAGCAAACCCATACCAGTAACTTGGCTTTAAGCATTGTGTGCAAGATGGAAAGGGACATACGACCAAAGTTCAAGTACGAGCCTGATGGCCTCTCTTCATCTGCAGGAGACGCCGTGCCTCGAGACCGTGCGGATTTGCAGACTACTCATCAGGCTATTCCATCACCTTCGCTAGTATCAGTCTCACGAGAGTCCCCAAATCAGGCACGGCCATTTCAGCAACACTATGATCGGGAAACTAGTCTCGAAAATCTTCCACCTGAACTTCGAGATCATGTCTTGTCATCCCTGGATCTGGACGGGCTCAAAGCTCTGGTACAGGCTTCGCCTGTCTACCATGGTCAGTATCTCTCAAATCGGAGGCGCTTGCTCTGTAATTGTATGGATGCAACATTGAAGACTGCCACTGTCGAGGCTATAGTTTGTTATGTCTCGGCACGTCTCTAATTTGCTGAGAAATACGTGCCGAACGCGGTCCTCCATTGTCTGGACGTCTACCAAGCGCGTCAAGCGTTGTCCCGGTATTCCATAATGGATGATAATCCCACTACGGATGAGATTGCAGACATGGCAGCATTCCACCTTGGGATTGTCCGGCCGCTCATGCAGGAATATATTGCTTGGTCTCTCGGCAATCTAGCCTCGCAGACTGGGACCAGGCCATATAATACGAAACTTAGTACAACGGAAGAGATGCGGCTGCTGCGGTCCATGTATCGCTTTCAGCTCTGGAGTAACCTATTCCGCATCTGCCCTGATACCCAAGACAGACACGGCTCACAACTCGATGGGCGGAAGTTTATGGAGCTTcagttctctttctttgAACCatgggaagtggaggagaTCTTCTGTATCAAACCCTTCGCAAAGATGAAAGTTGACCATATATTTTCCAAGATTCATCGCGATGTGTCTCCCGGTCCCCCTGCTATTCCTGGCCAGCAGCGGTCGATGCCGGCTGGATTTTTTGATTTTGACAATCCCTGTAAGTTGAGACCCCAATTGCTCCATTGCTACCGTAATTCAGATTCAACATCCTCAGAATTTATCCCAGCTAATCACGTCTCAATTCTATAGTTAAGAGGGATTGCCTTCTAAATGGCACAATAGCCCTGGGCCTCGACTTCCTGCACACGGTTTTATTCAAAATCAAGGATCATGATCACCTTGTTTCGACTATGCGAAATCACATCGGACTGGAGACTGTCTGCTTCTTGAACAATGATGTCATAGGATTAGACGTCCAGAATAAGCGTCGGAGAAGCAAACCATCTCTTCGCGATAGAAAGCAAGGGCGACGGGATCCTTTACCTTTCCTTGGAGATGTAGTAGTGAGAGGTACAGACACGACCCATCCTCCGCTGGCGTGGACCCTTATATGGGAAGGCACGTACAGCAGTCTGGTGGGGTACTTTATAAAGGATAAGATACGGAAATGGGGATACGTTATGTGGGATGCGGCCAGATTGGAGAAGGCTGGAGCCAAAGAAGTACTGAGACGTCAGTGGGAGTCTGACTGGCTCGGCCAGGATCCGAGAGATCTTGCAATAACATAATGTGCATAGTTATAGTTGAAGTTAAACCTAGCTACAACTATCTTATTCAAACATCTAGCTTTCtggaatataaaaaatacgTATGTCATAATCGGCAGACGGCAGGTTTTGAATTATCAAATAGATTCTTTGATTTACGACCCATTTCCCGATAGTAAAAGCAATGTTGCATTCGCAAAAAGACGATAAAGTGTCGCTCTGACAATGAAACCTCGTATCCCACTTCATCCAGAATCCCCAGATGTACTACTTCCGGAGAGTGCTCAAGTAAGCAGCCCAATTTATCCATTTGCTCTTATACCACATACTACCCTCCGAAGGGGAAAACGCACATGGCATCCCGTACTCACCCACGGAACCCCAACCCATCACAATCCATCCGATCTCT includes the following:
- a CDS encoding uncharacterized protein (COG:G;~EggNog:ENOG410QDII;~InterPro:IPR011701,IPR036259;~PFAM:PF07690;~TransMembrane:12 (i57-78o104-125i132-151o157-180i192-209o229-248i297-316o336-355i360-381o387-407i419-436o456-477i);~go_function: GO:0022857 - transmembrane transporter activity [Evidence IEA];~go_process: GO:0055085 - transmembrane transport [Evidence IEA]) translates to MPLPEEVFTGELSDTRRQGLGNMSDSDLKTRKLGAWGLFKEVFNWYPSNYPTNERKLLFKLDLSILVFACLCFFVKYLDQTNISNAYVSGLKEDFSLNGNQLNYFNVCYYTAYVVFQVPGLLLMSRPTLARWLLPSLEILWGICTFAQSRVTNVSQLYALRFLVGMFEAPVFAGTHFILGSWYSGAELFKRAGTWFICNALGTMVSGYLQSAAYTNLSGVGGMPGWKWLFIIDGIFTIPVAIIGFLVFPGIPDSPRPFFLSEDDITLAKDRARRANIRRPGRMTLDVFKRTLKRWHIWVFILCYACMIMSSYPTSYMNLWLEAEGYSVPQVNKLPTVTYAINIVASWLGTTLAAIYPSWLIYTIASTCCLFSSLCMIIWNIPKALKFVAWYLFGAAGCTSPILYSTVNTIVKDDSEERALIMGSMMTFGYSFQIWVPLLLFPTAGPDGAPRWRKGWPAAFAFFFLLWAGFIAATLIYRREQKAKEVLYKGPETESGTEDGEPIVVEVDSSVKDRT
- a CDS encoding uncharacterized protein (COG:M;~EggNog:ENOG410PKAU;~InterPro:IPR002110,IPR036770,IPR001810,IPR036047, IPR020683;~PFAM:PF12796,PF00023,PF12937,PF13637,PF13606;~go_function: GO:0005515 - protein binding [Evidence IEA]), whose protein sequence is MANLNKLPTETLLEILSYIDYNRDLTALSQTSRRLYNLTSKLIDQAIRNIFDNCHIYPDESGALRNATFNGNANCVRRILRAGISPNFHPRLFCQDEPIHVAARRGYADLVRMFIELGVDPDARKARNDFFYDNTPLMSAISDGHEEVVRVLIEHGAELEYTAEHKSYDQPLSQATSRGHYGIVKLLLEHGCNPRTPNFSKYSDRSAFEIAGGRNLPILRMFVGSDIPQDYFSAPENHSGNMVIEAMRRNDMSLVKFLLDHGAEFNMAYNGLTHYPDRPSNMYLWDDFLYHVGRLSVTFSEEAGYLLRKIDIDNIINERNISAIMRLATGAGRGGNIGLLKRLLDLDWIHTHPAITPEIWQDIMTSCMAEAAIGGHLEVVRLSLDRGADPNDSVFWKRSEVRAPPLHNAIERGYTKIVELLLDRGANPFPRNCKTAFEKATPRYAPRLTPQARYDIVQLLVNRNLVEADQVWVDTGLFNPKVPVRRTIERAVRAGVDIFHLVRQHLDVKLDVGNDNHKLAFEEAVEQVDTTIIKEFLEAGFNPNVPDRLLIKAISNYWGRNTREEVVDLLLMYGADINSHIFSGMYGHTYCSEEDVRFLLQKGADPFVVDRSGEHLFVKVATEGQLSIVKGVLGHFDGEGIPFARVKFMVEKAARAAGSAADTAMASAYEINPEDIFLSDDAFGKARKIARVEEYIWRWYWRNMYPCPES
- a CDS encoding uncharacterized protein (COG:S;~EggNog:ENOG410PWX7), whose protein sequence is MDDNPTTDEIADMAAFHLGIVRPLMQEYIAWSLGNLASQTGTRPYNTKLSTTEEMRLLRSMYRFQLWSNLFRICPDTQDRHGSQLDGRKFMELQFSFFEPWEVEEIFCIKPFAKMKVDHIFSKIHRDVSPGPPAIPGQQRSMPAGFFDFDNPFKRDCLLNGTIALGLDFLHTVLFKIKDHDHLVSTMRNHIGLETVCFLNNDVIGLDVQNKRRRSKPSLRDRKQGRRDPLPFLGDVVVRGTDTTHPPLAWTLIWEGTYSSLVGYFIKDKIRKWGYVMWDAARLEKAGAKEVLRRQWESDWLGQDPRDLAIT